Proteins from a single region of Oryza brachyantha chromosome 6, ObraRS2, whole genome shotgun sequence:
- the LOC121054773 gene encoding uncharacterized protein LOC121054773, translating to MAPNQSNRRLQTEAKPRERKPSKLESPPREAASDKRPRAMAMAGATLLHAMAELMTTCTRRLQRAARRVATAAAAAAGKQGLSSCPPITSRAVVPWRKAFSLPAAATKGKAARSGGGGGGAEDTGGLWRKEILMGERCQPLDFSGVIYYDADGRRLAHPPPPRSPMRSPLPVSAKLAANAGSAY from the coding sequence ATGGCGCCAAATCAATCAAACCGCCGCCTCCAAACAGAAGCCAAACCCCGCGAAAGGAAACCCTCCAAGctggagtcgccgccgcgagaAGCAGCCAGCGACAAGCGGCcgagggcgatggcgatggccggCGCCACCCTCCTGCACGCCATGGCGGAGCTCATGACCACCTGCACGCGGCGGCTGcagcgcgcggcgaggcgggtcgccaccgccgccgccgcagccgccgggAAGCAGGGGCTGTCGTCTTGTCCGCCGATCACGTCCCGCGCGGTGGTGCCGTGGAGGAAGGCGTTCTCGCtgcccgccgcggcgaccaaggggaaggcggcgcgttccggcgggggcgggggcggggcggaggaTACGGGCGGGCTGTGGCGGAAGGAGATCCTGATGGGGGAGCGGTGCCAGCCGCTGGACTTCTCCGGGGTGATCTACTACGACGCagacggccgccgcctcgcgcacccgccgccgccgcgctccccgATGCGCAGCCCGCTCCCGGTCTCCGCCAAGCTCGCCGCCAACGCCGGCAGCGCGTACTAg